In Pseudomonas sp. PDM14, a genomic segment contains:
- a CDS encoding helix-turn-helix domain-containing protein produces MDMQDEIEGLAILVRDLRKHKNVTLNELAERIGRSVGFLSQVERGLSRPTVADLTTISEALGVPTTYFYSLNKPRAVRWVTRPDERRTLYYAGGITDVLASPSMSAGFSMLESHLEPGATSGEGHLDDSSEQGGFVLEGELTVWYGDDHAEPVTLYRNDSFQLPPHAQFRYANLSDQPTRVLWVFT; encoded by the coding sequence ATGGACATGCAGGATGAAATCGAAGGCCTGGCGATCCTGGTGCGCGATCTGCGCAAGCACAAGAACGTCACCCTCAATGAACTGGCCGAACGCATCGGCCGTTCGGTGGGCTTCCTCTCCCAGGTCGAACGCGGCCTGTCACGCCCGACCGTGGCCGACCTCACCACCATCAGCGAAGCGCTGGGCGTGCCGACCACCTATTTCTACAGCCTGAACAAGCCCCGCGCGGTGCGCTGGGTGACCCGCCCGGACGAGCGCCGCACGCTCTACTACGCCGGCGGCATCACCGATGTGTTGGCCTCGCCGAGCATGTCGGCCGGTTTCTCCATGCTCGAAAGCCATCTGGAGCCCGGCGCCACCAGCGGCGAGGGCCATCTGGACGATAGCTCCGAGCAGGGCGGTTTCGTCCTCGAAGGCGAGCTGACCGTCTGGTACGGCGATGACCACGCCGAGCCGGTGACCCTCTATCGCAACGACAGTTTCCAGCTGCCGCCGCACGCGCAATTTCGCTACGCCAATCTTTCCGACCAACCGACGCGAGTCCTCTGGGTCTTCACCTGA